Part of the Candidatus Zixiibacteriota bacterium genome is shown below.
CCATGAAAAAATAAAGTCAATAAAAAAATGCGTCGGCATGATGTATGTTAGCGATCTGTCAATCGACTCACTCAACTCGCGCAGCAACATTCACGCTGACCGCGCGCGTGCGACGACCGCATCGCTGCCGTGCTATTCACGAGTGAGTGTGCTGCGCTGGCGAGTGGATGTGCGTGTGATAGTCACCGAGTGCGAATGAAACGGGAAGAGGGCACCGACGATCGTGCCGCGCACGATGCGGTGTCAGTCGTCGAGTTGGTGGGTCTGAAAGTATTCGAGCGCGACGGCAGCGGCCTTCTGCTCGGCCTCTTTCTTGGAGAATCCGACGCCTTCGCCGACAGTCTGCCCGCCGACCGTCACCCGCACCTGGAATTCCTTGGCGTGATCGGGGCCGCGCTCGGAAACGATGTCGTAGTGCGGCATGCCTTCGCCGCGGGCCTGAATCAACTCGAGGAGATCGCCTTTGAAATTGCGCTGCGAGGCATCGCGGGTGATGCGATCGCGACGAACGTAGATGAGCCGGAGCACGACATCGCGGGCAGCGTGGTAACCGCCGTCGAGATACACGGCGCCGATCACCGCTTCGAACGCATCGGCGATAATCGAATTGCGTTCGCGGCCGCCCGATCGGATTTCTTCGGGAGACATCAACACACACATGTTGAGCCCGACCTCGATCGCCACGGCGGCCAGGGTCGTTTCGTTGACCAGCATCGCCTTGGTCTTGGTCAGATCTCCCTCGCTCATGTCGGGATTGTCGTCGTAGAGGCGGTCGGCGATCACCAGGCCGAGGACGGAGTCGCCGAGGAATTCGAGACGCTCGTTGGAGTGGGAACCGTTGGCGCCGTGATTGGCGGCGCTGCGATGCGTCAACGCCAGCGAGAGCAGATCGATGTTTCGGAAATAATAACCGAGTATCTCCTGCACGTCGGCAAGATGCGCCTGAGAGATGCCCGGGGACGATGCGGAGAACAGCGAATACAGGCGACGCCAAAAACTCATTTAGTCAGTGCCGTTGGCTTTCCCGACCACGAGTGTGACATTGTGACCGCCGAACCCGAAGGAGTTCGACATGGCGTACGTGATGTTCCAGTCCCGACCGACATGAGGAACATAGTCGAGATCACATTCCGGGTCGGGTTCATCGAGATTGATCGTCGGATGGACCCGAGCGTGATTGATTGACAGAAGGGTGGTGATCAACTCAACCGCGCCGGCCGAACCGAGCAAGTGTCCGGTCATGGACTTGGTCGAGTTACACGGGATCTTGCGGGCGTGATCACCCAGGACGGCCTTGATGGCGCGGCTCTCGGCGATATCTCCCAGGTCGGTGGCGGTTCCGTGCGTGTTGATATAGTCGATCTGGTCGGGCCTCAGACCTGCGTCGCGAAGCGCGTTTTCCATGGCCTTGCGTGCGCCGAGCCCCTCGGGGTGAGGCGCTGTCATGTGGTAGGCGTCGGCGGTCATGCCGGCGCCGAGAATTTCGCCGTAGATAGCGGCCCCGCGCGCTTTGGCGTGCTCGAGCGATTCGAGTACGACGATGCCGGCGCCTTCGCCCATGACGAAGCCGTCACGCCCCTTGTCGAACGGTCGCGACGCGCGATGCGGCTCGTCATTGCGGGTCGACATCGCCTTGGCCTGGCAGAAGCCGGCCATCGATGTCGGCGTAATGGTCGCCTCGGCTCCGCCGCTGATCATCAGATCAGCTTCACCACGCTGGATGATGCGAAAGGCGTCGATGATGGCGTGGGCGGATGAGGCGCAGGCCGACACCGTCCCGTAGTTGGGACCGCGAAAACCAAGCCGCATCGACACCAGCCCGGCGCACATGTCGATAATCATCATCGGAATGAAAAACGGCGAGACGCGGCCGGGTCCGGCCGTCAGAAGATTCTCGTGCTGTTTTTCGAACGTGGAGATGCCGCCGATACCTGACCCGATGACGACTCCGCACCGGTCCGGATCCACCGCCGTCGGGTCAAGACCGGCGTGCCGAATCGCCTTCTCCGTTGCACAGATAGCGTACTGCTCCGTGAGGTCGACTCGACGCAGTTCCTTTTTATCCATGAACTCGGTCGGATCGAAGTCTTTGACTTCGGCCGCGATCTTGGTCGGATAATCGGAAATGTCGAAGCGTGTCACGGTCGCCACGCCGGAATCCCCGCGATTCAACGCACTCCAGAATACATCCAGGTCGTGGCCGAGCGGGGTGATGATACCCATGCCGGTGATGACGGTTCGTATACTCATAGGCTCACGCGACAGAAGGTCGGATACCTGCGACAGCCGAGCGGCCGGCGGTCGCTCAGTCGGCCTTTCCGTTCGCTTTAATATAGTCGATGGCTTCGCCGACGGAGGTTATCTTCTCGGCGTCTTCATCGGGGATCTCGAGCGAAAATTCCTCTTCGAGCGCCATGACCAGTTCCACGGTGTCAAGCGAGTCGGCGCCGAGATCGTCCACGAATTTTGCCCGTTCGGTAACCTGGGCTGCGTCGACGCCAAGCTGCTCGACAATGATTTCCTTCACTCTCTCCTCAACAGACATGATCGTACTCCTTTTGTATGCGACAGGTGTTCAGTATTTGTTACATGGTAAGGCCGCCGTCGACGGCAAGGACCTGGCCGGTGATATAGGCGGCTTCGTCGGACGCAAAAAAGAGGACGGCCGATGCGACGTCATCGGGCGACCCCGGACGGTTGAGCGCGATATTGCGCATGAATTCCTCGCGCGCCGCTTCCGGCAAGTTTTTGGTCATGTCGGTTTCGATATACCCTGGCGCGACGGCGTTGACCGTGACGCCCCGGGACGCTAGTTCTTTTGCTGCCGACTTCGTCAGGCCGATCAGACCGGCTTTCGACGCCGAGTAGTTGGCCTGGCCGGCGTTTCCGATGATGCCGACAACCGAGCTTATATTAATGATGCGTCCGCGGCGTTGTTTCATCATGATTCGCGACGCGGCTTTCGTGACAAGAAAGGCTCCCTTCAGATTGATGTCAAGCACCATATCCCAGTCCTTCTCGTCCATCCGGATCATGAGGGTATCGCGCGTTATTCCGGCGTTATTAACGACAACGTCGACCGATCCGCACCGGTCCCGGGTCGTATCCATCAGCCGCGTA
Proteins encoded:
- the rnc gene encoding ribonuclease III, which gives rise to MSFWRRLYSLFSASSPGISQAHLADVQEILGYYFRNIDLLSLALTHRSAANHGANGSHSNERLEFLGDSVLGLVIADRLYDDNPDMSEGDLTKTKAMLVNETTLAAVAIEVGLNMCVLMSPEEIRSGGRERNSIIADAFEAVIGAVYLDGGYHAARDVVLRLIYVRRDRITRDASQRNFKGDLLELIQARGEGMPHYDIVSERGPDHAKEFQVRVTVGGQTVGEGVGFSKKEAEQKAAAVALEYFQTHQLDD
- the fabF gene encoding beta-ketoacyl-ACP synthase II; protein product: MSIRTVITGMGIITPLGHDLDVFWSALNRGDSGVATVTRFDISDYPTKIAAEVKDFDPTEFMDKKELRRVDLTEQYAICATEKAIRHAGLDPTAVDPDRCGVVIGSGIGGISTFEKQHENLLTAGPGRVSPFFIPMMIIDMCAGLVSMRLGFRGPNYGTVSACASSAHAIIDAFRIIQRGEADLMISGGAEATITPTSMAGFCQAKAMSTRNDEPHRASRPFDKGRDGFVMGEGAGIVVLESLEHAKARGAAIYGEILGAGMTADAYHMTAPHPEGLGARKAMENALRDAGLRPDQIDYINTHGTATDLGDIAESRAIKAVLGDHARKIPCNSTKSMTGHLLGSAGAVELITTLLSINHARVHPTINLDEPDPECDLDYVPHVGRDWNITYAMSNSFGFGGHNVTLVVGKANGTD
- the acpP gene encoding acyl carrier protein, which translates into the protein MMSVEERVKEIIVEQLGVDAAQVTERAKFVDDLGADSLDTVELVMALEEEFSLEIPDEDAEKITSVGEAIDYIKANGKAD
- the fabG gene encoding 3-oxoacyl-[acyl-carrier-protein] reductase, producing the protein MDFTGKTVVVTGSGRGIGRTIAERFAALGGTVVISDLDEGVVQDVASQIGRGAIGIAANVTNSDDVTRLMDTTRDRCGSVDVVVNNAGITRDTLMIRMDEKDWDMVLDINLKGAFLVTKAASRIMMKQRRGRIINISSVVGIIGNAGQANYSASKAGLIGLTKSAAKELASRGVTVNAVAPGYIETDMTKNLPEAAREEFMRNIALNRPGSPDDVASAVLFFASDEAAYITGQVLAVDGGLTM